A stretch of the Haloplanus aerogenes genome encodes the following:
- a CDS encoding rubrerythrin-like domain-containing protein, with the protein MRHNLIDPYSPEGGYYECRSCAHREASDERVTACPECGSDVRNLAVPRE; encoded by the coding sequence ATGCGTCACAATCTCATAGATCCGTACAGTCCGGAGGGTGGGTACTACGAGTGCCGGTCCTGTGCGCACCGTGAGGCGAGCGACGAACGGGTGACCGCCTGTCCGGAGTGTGGGTCGGACGTGCGGAACCTCGCCGTCCCGCGGGAGTAA
- a CDS encoding DUF368 domain-containing protein produces the protein MRALRSLLVVYLKGVCMGAADAVPGVSGGTIALITGIYERLIGAITAVTPERIVQVLAAPVPGHCDDAREAFFAVDGPFLLALGTGILTAVLVVTRILHVALASEPVATFGFFFGLIAASAVVLARQASLDTPGRVGAAVAGFLLAYLSAGRAAAALPSSPLVTVGVGAVAISAMVLPGISGSLILVILGQYQFLVARLTAFVDGLVGLLVGGSAETLLDPATTVIAFLVGAVIGLFTVAHAVRWALVRYRYATLSFLVSLVVGALRAPVVKAGENLAAGWTGDALLAFGLAAVVGAVAVALLEYYTDSIAISSV, from the coding sequence ATGCGTGCCCTCCGCTCCCTGCTCGTCGTCTACCTGAAAGGCGTCTGTATGGGTGCCGCCGACGCCGTCCCCGGCGTCTCTGGCGGCACTATCGCGCTCATCACCGGCATCTACGAGCGCCTCATCGGCGCCATCACCGCGGTCACGCCGGAGCGGATCGTGCAGGTGCTCGCCGCACCGGTTCCGGGACACTGCGACGACGCCCGCGAGGCCTTCTTCGCCGTCGACGGTCCCTTCCTCCTCGCGCTCGGGACCGGCATCCTCACCGCCGTCCTCGTCGTGACGCGCATCCTCCACGTCGCGCTCGCCTCGGAACCCGTCGCCACGTTCGGATTCTTCTTCGGCCTCATCGCCGCGTCGGCCGTCGTCCTCGCGCGGCAGGCGTCGCTCGACACGCCGGGCCGTGTCGGCGCCGCCGTCGCCGGCTTCCTCCTCGCCTACCTCTCGGCCGGCCGCGCCGCCGCCGCCCTGCCCTCCTCGCCGCTCGTCACCGTCGGCGTCGGCGCCGTCGCCATCAGCGCGATGGTCCTCCCCGGCATCTCGGGATCGCTCATCCTCGTCATCCTCGGGCAGTACCAGTTCCTCGTCGCCCGGCTGACCGCCTTCGTCGACGGCCTCGTCGGCCTCCTCGTCGGCGGCTCGGCCGAGACGCTCCTCGATCCGGCGACGACCGTGATCGCCTTCCTCGTCGGCGCCGTGATCGGCCTCTTTACCGTCGCCCACGCCGTCCGCTGGGCGCTCGTCCGGTATCGCTACGCGACGCTCTCCTTCCTCGTGAGTCTGGTCGTGGGTGCGCTACGTGCCCCGGTAGTGAAAGCGGGCGAGAATCTGGCTGCCGGGTGGACGGGCGACGCACTCCTGGCGTTCGGACTCGCGGCCGTCGTCGGTGCCGTCGCCGTCGCCCTCCTCGAGTACTACACCGACAGTATCGCCATCTCGTCGGTGTAG